ACCTAGAGCCGGCGCAGAAGGTACTTCTCTGTCAGCTTGCTACGAGGCTCTGTGAATATCCTACTTGTCGGCCCCACTTCTACCAGCTCGCCGTAGTAGAGGAACGCAGTATAGTCCGCAACACGGGCTGCTTGTTGCGGGTTATGAGTTACTATTACTATCGGTATCTCCCGCTTGAGGTCGAGTATCAACTCCTCTATCTTCTCGGTAGCTACGGGGTCTAGGTTGGCCGTAGGCTCGTCCATGAGGAGGAGCTTGGGCTTTAGAGCGAGGGCGCGGGCTATACTTAGCCTCTGCTTCTGGCCTCCACTGAGCTTAGCGGCCGGCATGTGCAGACGGTCCTTGACCTCATCCCAGAGGTAGGCTTTCTCTAACGCCCAGCGTACTAGTTCGTCCAGCTCTTTCTTACTCTTCACCATCCTGTTTAACCGTGGGCCTATTGCTACGTTGTCGTATATGCTCATGTGCGGAAATGGGTTGGGATGCTGAAATACCATACCTATCCGGCGCCGCACCCATATGGGGTCAACATCAGGCGCGTAGATGTCGACACCGTCGAAATATACATGGCCCTCTACATGAGCATCCTCGTAGAGGTCAAGAAGTCTGTTAAATGCTCTTAGTAGTGTGGACTTACCACTACCACTAGGCCCCATTAGAGCGAAAACACTCTTATCTGGCACCTCTAGGCTGACGTTCTTGATTACGTGCTTGTCGCCAAACCATATGTTAAGCTTCTCCGCCTTCAACACATATCTGGCCATGGCTATAACCGCACCCCTTTTACGAGGAGCCTGGCAATCACCATTATACTGAACACTATGGTCAAGAGGATGAGGCTCGCACCCCAGGCGAGTTCATGATAGCCTGGACCTGGTTGCTGTATAAACTCGTATATGAGGAGGGGCACAGCCCCGCCGGGCTCCGTTAGGCTGGTCGGGGGCTTGTTAAACGCGCCTCCAATAGTGAATAGGAGGGGCGCAGTTTCGCCAGCAACCTTGGCCACGCCTATGAGTATGCCGACTAGTATTCCGCGACGCGCTATGCCAAGGATTATACGATACACTGCTTTGAGCCTCGAAATGCCTAGACTAAAGGCAGCCTCACGTAAGTCCTGGGGGACGCCACGGAGAGCCTCGCTCACTTGAACGGCGACATAGGGCATCATTACGAGCGAGAGGGCTAGCGCGCCAGCGAGCATGCTATAGGTACCCATAGGCTGAACTATGGTTGCGTATATGTAGAGGCCTACGAGTATTGTGGGGAACTCTACAAGGAGAAGGCTGAGTATGAGAACTAGCCTCGAGATACCAGCACGCCGGAATTCCGCCACGAACACGCCGGCGACGAGGGCCAGGCTTACACCTATAGCAGAGGCGAGCGCTATGAGCATGGCAGAGCCGAGTAGGACTGGGCCTATTCCTCCAGGGTTCTGGGGGTTCTGCGGTCTTGGCGGCGATGTGAGAAAGTCGAATAAGCCTACTTTCGCTATTACATTGGCACCATTGACTATTACAGTGTAGATTATGTGGGCTAGGGGTGCTACTGCTAGGAGCGCTAGTAGGGCTAGAATTGCGAGACCTAGAATGTTAGCTAGGCGACGCCTTGACTCTATACTTGGAGTGTCGCTAGACACGGTTCATCTCCTCCTCCCAGCGCTTTATGTAGAGTATACCTAGCGTGTTCACGACTAGGCCTATAACGAACAAGGCTAGGCCTCCGGCGAAAAGGGCGCTCTCCATGTACTCGTAGTAGCTGGCCGATTTGAACATGCTAGCTATTAGGCTCGACACAGTTATACCGGGACGCGTCACTGCTATCGGTGTATCGAGCGAGTTGCCTACGACCAGGCTTACAGCTACGGTCTCGCCCATGGCTCTGCCGAAGGCGAGCACGAGACCCGCTATTATGCTGGGTCTTACCGCGCCTAGGAGGATCCTTATTGTCTCGAATCGCGTAGCCCCGATGCTGTAAGCCGCTTCCCGTATGTGCCGGGGCAGCATGGAGTATGCTTCGCGTATTACTGCTGCCGCGTAGGGCACGATCATTATGCCAAGCATTACACCTGCAGTGGCTATAGTGTATCCCGTCACTGGTGGCTCGCTGAAGAAGGGTATCCAGCTGAAATGCTGGTACATGAAGTCTAGGAACTCCTTCATGGTTGGTGCTAGATAGGTGGCGCCCCAGACACCATAGACTATGGTGGGTGTTGCAGCCATGAGGTCTACTAGTATCGACACCACACCCCGGAGGCGTCTAGGGGTAAGCTCCTCAATGGCTACAGCCAAGCCTACTGCGAGTGGTGCAGCTATTAGTATGGCTATTGTGCTAGTGTAGAGTGTCCCATAGATTGCTGCAAGTAATCCATACTTCTCCTTCTCTGGGTTGTCCTCTACCGCTTTCCATACATTCTCAATGAATATGGATATGCCTTCACGCTTGAGTATCGGGAGCGATTTTAGCAATATGACTGCAAGCATCGAGGACAGTATAAGGAAGACTAGAAGTGGTACGGGGAGGTGGACTAGGAAGAACCGTTTATCGTCACGGCTACGGAGCCGTGGAAGGAATCCCCCTACCATTAGGGTAAAAACGCGCTTACGCCTTGCGGAGGCCGGGCCTCCCTTCAACTCCAGCGATACCCCGCTACTAGTTCATGAGCTACTGCTGGGCGTTAACCTCCGCACTCCAGGAGCTGGGCTGCCTGGGATACTACCTTCTTTAGCTGCTCGGGTAACGGTGCATAGCCCCTAGGCAGGTTGTCTTGACCCTGAGACCCTATGTATTCTATGAATGCTTTCATAGCGTTACACTTGGCTGAATCATCCCAGCTTCTCCACACTAGGAGGAATGTCTGGCCCGCAAGTGGGTATGCATCAGGGCTTGCCGATGAGTATACAAACTCCTTAGCTACATCACTCCAATCGTCTAGCGGGCTAGGCGGATTATCTATAGCGAAGGCTGCCGATATGCTTTCTGTGCTGGGTGCTACAAACTTGCCTGCTGGGTTCTGGAGCCTCGCATAGGGCAACCCGTACTCTAGCGCATAGGCCCACTCAACGTAGCCTATCGAGTAGGGTGTGGACTTAATCGCCTGGGTTACGCCCTGGTTGCCCTCCTGGCCTATACCCCGGCCCGTCTTGTCAACAGGCCATTCGACGCTTTTTCCGACTCCTACTTTCTCTCTCCACTCGCTACAAGTCTTTGCGAGGAAGGTTGTGAAGATCTGGGTAGTACCACTCGAGTCGCTACGATGCACAGCTATTATCTCCCGGTGTGGTAGTTTGTCCGCAACTGCCGGGTTGAGCTGCTTTATGGCCGGGTCGTCCCAGTAGATTATCTCGCCAAGGTATATCTTTGCTATCACTTCACCTGTTAGGTTTAACTGTGCATCCCCTATCTCCGGTATATTATATACTACGACCACCGCGCCAAGCGCTACTGGGAACTGTAGTATCTCACCCTGGTGTTTCTGCCACTTGCTGCGGGGTAGCGGAGGATCGCTGGCAGCAAAATCTACGAGCCGGCTGAGGAGATCGCTTACACCTTTACCGCTTCCGCCACCAGTATATTCTATCTCGATATTAGGGTGTCCCCTCGTGAACTCTTCTATCCAGTTATCCATAGCTGGTTTCACGAATGTTGATCCGCTGCCAAGCAGGCTTACCGTCTCCTCTCCAACGCTGTTAGCCACTGGCCTCTGAGTTAACTCCTTGTACTGGTTTAGAGCTTTGAGTGAAATACCCAAGGCTACTAGGGATATTATTAGTGCCACTACCGCGATCATACGGGTTTCCATACCAGTACACCTCATGACTCCTTACCGATTTAGCACCGGGCTTCGAGTCTATAGCGTTGTCCCGTGTTAGGGCCGAGTGCTCTAGGGTCTATAGAGTTCTACTTATAGCATCTATAGACCGTCTAGCGCCGATGTAGAGGGGTCTGGTGTATTTAGAGGAGTATAGAGGGAGTATATAGAAGGCTGAAGGATGCTCAGCCTAGGTGTTGTACCGCATGGCCCCGGGCCGGGGCTTCCGGGGCTCGGCCTCGGCTGTAGTCAGCACTTCCCGGAATACTTCTAAGGCTTGTACGGGTAGGTATAAGTCTCAGAACTACACCACGTACTACAATTATTGGGGTTTCCTGGGCTCCACGGAATCCCCTTTATATGTGCCTGGAGGGACTCCAAGCTATGCCTGTAGTCTCGCTTAAAGTCCTACCTGTAGGCGTAGGTACTAGTCTATCTCGCTATGTGGCTCGAGTCGTAGCCCTATTAGAGGCTCACGGGTACAAACCCATAGTCACTCCCGACACCACGGTCATTCATGTTCGAGATCTAAGCGAAGTTGGTGCAATAGTCAGAATGATTCACGACGAGTTATATAGCATGGGTGTTCCACGTATAGTAACGATAGTCATGATTGATGACAGGAGGGACGTCGAAGAATCCAGCCCCGAAGAGTTAGTACAACGAGTGATACGACACATTGAGGAAGAGAGGAAGAACGTTCGTGGAGACGTACATGGCGTGATGTAGGGCTAGTAGCGAGGTAAGAGGTAGTAACGGTTATTGTAGACAAGCAATTCTGCCTCTACCCCTTCTTTTAGTTTCCCCTCAATACTGGTATCTCGACGAGGAATTTCCAGATATTCATAACTGCCGTCGAGATATTGCAGGTGTATCCAGCCCGGTTCTAGCGCTACTACAAGTACACGCCGGTGGTCATCTAGCCGGGGCTCGTGAAGTTGCCGCCACGCCTCTTCCACTGTTAACCGGTGTAGTCTACTACTGCCGAGCTGACGTACCAATACATAGCCACGGTCTATCTCTTCTACGCGCGCCAGCGATCCCTGGTACTCTACTAACGTCCCCGGCTTGAAGAAGGGTAAACGAACAGATAGCGTGAGTCGCGACACGCGGCGGCCGTCGTTCCTCCTGCCCACTACCTTATGGCTCTCTTTCACTCTGGCTGCTAGCCGGCTGCGCAGCCTCGCAGCGAGGCTTCTAGCTGCATTC
The window above is part of the Pyrodictium delaneyi genome. Proteins encoded here:
- a CDS encoding phosphate ABC transporter ATP-binding protein, with amino-acid sequence MARYVLKAEKLNIWFGDKHVIKNVSLEVPDKSVFALMGPSGSGKSTLLRAFNRLLDLYEDAHVEGHVYFDGVDIYAPDVDPIWVRRRIGMVFQHPNPFPHMSIYDNVAIGPRLNRMVKSKKELDELVRWALEKAYLWDEVKDRLHMPAAKLSGGQKQRLSIARALALKPKLLLMDEPTANLDPVATEKIEELILDLKREIPIVIVTHNPQQAARVADYTAFLYYGELVEVGPTSRIFTEPRSKLTEKYLLRRL
- the pstC gene encoding phosphate ABC transporter permease subunit PstC — protein: MKGGPASARRKRVFTLMVGGFLPRLRSRDDKRFFLVHLPVPLLVFLILSSMLAVILLKSLPILKREGISIFIENVWKAVEDNPEKEKYGLLAAIYGTLYTSTIAILIAAPLAVGLAVAIEELTPRRLRGVVSILVDLMAATPTIVYGVWGATYLAPTMKEFLDFMYQHFSWIPFFSEPPVTGYTIATAGVMLGIMIVPYAAAVIREAYSMLPRHIREAAYSIGATRFETIRILLGAVRPSIIAGLVLAFGRAMGETVAVSLVVGNSLDTPIAVTRPGITVSSLIASMFKSASYYEYMESALFAGGLALFVIGLVVNTLGILYIKRWEEEMNRV
- the pstA gene encoding phosphate ABC transporter permease PstA: MSSDTPSIESRRRLANILGLAILALLALLAVAPLAHIIYTVIVNGANVIAKVGLFDFLTSPPRPQNPQNPGGIGPVLLGSAMLIALASAIGVSLALVAGVFVAEFRRAGISRLVLILSLLLVEFPTILVGLYIYATIVQPMGTYSMLAGALALSLVMMPYVAVQVSEALRGVPQDLREAAFSLGISRLKAVYRIILGIARRGILVGILIGVAKVAGETAPLLFTIGGAFNKPPTSLTEPGGAVPLLIYEFIQQPGPGYHELAWGASLILLTIVFSIMVIARLLVKGVRL
- a CDS encoding MTH1187 family thiamine-binding protein; amino-acid sequence: MPVVSLKVLPVGVGTSLSRYVARVVALLEAHGYKPIVTPDTTVIHVRDLSEVGAIVRMIHDELYSMGVPRIVTIVMIDDRRDVEESSPEELVQRVIRHIEEERKNVRGDVHGVM
- the pstS gene encoding phosphate ABC transporter substrate-binding protein PstS, giving the protein METRMIAVVALIISLVALGISLKALNQYKELTQRPVANSVGEETVSLLGSGSTFVKPAMDNWIEEFTRGHPNIEIEYTGGGSGKGVSDLLSRLVDFAASDPPLPRSKWQKHQGEILQFPVALGAVVVVYNIPEIGDAQLNLTGEVIAKIYLGEIIYWDDPAIKQLNPAVADKLPHREIIAVHRSDSSGTTQIFTTFLAKTCSEWREKVGVGKSVEWPVDKTGRGIGQEGNQGVTQAIKSTPYSIGYVEWAYALEYGLPYARLQNPAGKFVAPSTESISAAFAIDNPPSPLDDWSDVAKEFVYSSASPDAYPLAGQTFLLVWRSWDDSAKCNAMKAFIEYIGSQGQDNLPRGYAPLPEQLKKVVSQAAQLLECGG